The Falco biarmicus isolate bFalBia1 chromosome 7, bFalBia1.pri, whole genome shotgun sequence genome contains the following window.
ATGAGGAGTGCGGAGGATGGATCACCATAGGAATGGGATCTAAACCACCAAAAGGCTGAAATAGAATGTGTGGAATATCCAATACCTTGACGATGAAACACGCAGGAGAATTAGTGCACTCCTTTGAAAGTTTCAGATACGTGCTAGGCTGAGATGTTCTCCCATTCCAGTCTGATTAGACTGGGCTTTCTAGCTCAGTGATAAAGTCTCGTACAACTCTGAACAGCATATACTTAATTTACTACTGTCTTGGAGTAAAAGAAGTGATCAAGTACATATGTATGCTAACAGTTATTAAATTCCAGCTCCTTTCCAGGCTTAGACAGCCCTACTGGGCAGACAGTTGGTAGCGACAGCCTGTCGGGAGTTAGCGCCCAGAGCGTTCTGCCGCAGAGATGTTTTGGCAAGCTGACAAAACACCATTTAACTGGGGAGGGGGGTAAGACTTGGACACTGCTTCAGGCAGAAACCCAGTTTCAGCTTGGACTCTGTACGCTCCCCAAAATAAACGCAGCCTGCGGAGCTGCCAACTCACCCAAAGACACTGCCTCCTCTCCAAGAAGGGGGGTGAGGAAGGCTGACAGCCGACTACAGCATACAGACAGCTTTTAAGTAAAATGAAGCAATGATATCGTATGATCTGTATAAACATTATCCTAGCAAAAATACAATTGCCATAGCAACCCAGTTAATTAGCGAAGAGATGCTAAGTTGGATTTATAGCTTACAGTCTCCTTTTGGCTGCTGAAGTTTTCATGCTAGCAACTGCTGCacattacaaatatttactTGCACAGTATTCACCTCAAATCTGCAGCACTACAAGTTAGACATACACAGGTATACATAGTACAAGTCACAGCTCcactgataaataaataaaacattttacgAAGGGAGGATTATGCCCGAGAAGGACACTGTTTAAAATCCCAGTTCTAGTCAGTCTCAGAAGACCAAATTAGACCACGCTGGCTTTGATCGGTCTAAGTTAAATAATGGCTAGCAAGCTTTTAGCTTGAACTTTGGAAGTTCCTGGCATCTGAGAATtctcatccctgatcctttaAAAATCCAGGATCACTAACAAGGGGAAGGATCTGGAAGAAAGCCTGCCTTGCAGAAGCACACGCACATCCCACCCGTGTTGGGAACAAACACTTGAGTAAACTACAAGGTGTAAATGTAGGACTGCTTGTGGTAATGCCAGCTGGACTAAAATAACGGCTTGCACTGATGAGGGCTGCCCCAAGATATTCTTAAGGGAAGTACAAGCCACTGAACTCAGCAGTTCCAGCCACAGAAAAGATTACGTTTGTCACAGAAATGTTTGGATTCTGGGAGTTCTGGAAGTATTTTGTTTACCACCTGTAAGAGCCTTATCATAAGAAACAGCCATTTTCCAAGAGTGAAATCTTGCCCCGCTACCACCAGTTAAGCTGGAAGTCAGACACCAGACCCAGTGACACACGCGCAGCTCGTCTCAGTTTTGCAACTTACCACTTCAAGATACTAGAAGAACTGGTCCAAAGACAGCTGTAGTGAAGTCCTCAATagtgatttttattaaattagtTGCTTTATAAAACATTGCAGATGTCATAATTGTTAACATAACAATTTGCCCAACTGTAGTAACTGTTGCAGTTTGCTAAGcaagttgtttttgttttttttcaaatgaaagaaaatagctGAGTTGTGAAAGATCTACCACAACCCATGAGAGACCAAAAGGAAGTcctgggttttgggggttttctggtggtttttttttttttcttttttcgtTTAACACTTAAACCAGGCAATTAACTGTTAAAGAATACCCAACCCATACAGCTGCATTAGTAGAAATTTAGATGAATGGAAACTAAACTTCACACTCAAGACACAagtctttccccccccccccccccccccaagcaacGCTTTCCTTGTTCTCACCCACCAAGTGTTCCATTTAGATGTTGAGCTTTGAAGTGGCGGGTATCTCCAGTGATGCGTTTCCAGGTGCAGTATCCTCACTCTGAAGTTAGCAGTTCCCCTTCACAATATACTGAAAAACTCAAGCTCTAACTTAAGACAAAGCAATTGTAATACTAAGTGCACACCATGCCCTTGCTGCAAACTGCTTCTGTTCATCAAACAACTCATTCAAGGAGGTACAGTTAAGGCCATGTCACTGAACTGTGCTGGTAAGAATACTTTGCCTCGAAATTCCTTACCAATTTAGTGGCTGTTACTATAAGATCAAATAGCAACAGTTAGCATCaggattttggggtttttaactGCAATTTACATagcttttaaatgtcttcattcCAACCCCTGACCACAGAACAGGAGGCCCGGTGCTGTGGCACAGACCTGTCAAGAGTTAAAACCACCAGCACAGAGATACTGCAATTTTGATTGTAGCATTTGGCAgaatttaaaggaagaaaagttgtGCTACATGTTTAAGGGATTATGGGCAACAGAAAGACAACAGAAGGGGAGATAAATGTCACATGAAGTCTTCAAAGTCTTGTACGTATTCTCCATCGTATCCTCCATAATCGGCCAGGTCATCTTTCATAGTAGCCTTTAAACCACCTCCAGGCACcacaccttttttcttctttttggctTTATTCTGCTTAAATAGGAAGAGCATGTTTACTTTAAAATCCATAGTGATTTGCTATAACTCTAATTAAGAGTAAATGCCACGTCTCTGGGTATGAGCATTCACACCCCCCCATGGTGAGCACACCGCTGACGATTTCTACCCCTGCATTTCATCCACAGTGCGATCTCTTCATAGAAAAGCTATGACGTTCCCAGTGTCCCCACAGCTCCCTCTGTCACAGACTTGGCCATGTTTCCTTTCACTCTATCTTACCTAGACTCTAAACAAGAGGACTAACTACATAAATGCATAGTCTAGTAGTTTTTATGAAGTTACCTACTTAATTAAGGAATGTAATGTGGCTTTTATTACCATAATGGCTGAATATcttctgggggtggggggtggggtggaaaaGTCCTAAACAAACTTCACAGAACATTTCACAGTGAAGCTCTTCCTTACTGGGTCAGTGTAGTTGTAGCTTTCAGCAGCTGGCCGAACTGATTTACATGAAAAGCCAGGAGAGAAGAGTATAAAAATATCAAGTATACatacttttaaaacttttttggtTCAGTAAGTCGCAGGCTGCTCTCCGAAGTGCGGTTCATATTAAAGAAATTGTTTATCACATTTGCCAGACTCCATGTGTTAACACTGTACCTAAGGTCTGGTGTGCATTAAGGTACTTCACTCACACCTGGGGATTTGGAACCGGCGTGACAGAACCGGCCACAGGAACAGTTTGTGTCCAAGAGGTTTCTCATTTTAGATGTACAAGTTACTCCTCACATGGACAACACTCCCATTTGTTTCCTAACAATCCTCCaatatgatttaaaatataCCAAGAGTTGCACTACCAGTCATTATCTTCTGCTTGATTTTGTTGCTATCTAATGCTTTGATTAATCAGTGAACTCCAGCCCACCATGAGTTTTAACATAGATGTATGccataaaacacattttgaatCAGTTAAGCTATTAAATCACCTTTTAAAACTTAGCCTCTTCCTTGCCTATCCAGTTACTGCTCCTTCAGTTTGCATGACAGTGTAAAAGCCCCAGTTATCTGCTATTCAAAATCCCAAACTTTGGCAAAGTTTTAAGTTACCGGCAGACTGGTATTACATTGACACTGAACTCTGAATGGGGATGGCTGCTGTCTTCAGAATATCCACGTCAGCCACTTGAGCTCCAAGACAGCAGCAAATGGAACAAGGTTAGCACACAGGTAACATTTATGTAAGTTAATCAAGCTTTTGCCTGTGATCTCCAGATTCAATCAACTCCTGATGACCTCACACAGTGAAGAAGATTTAAAGCTAAACCAGTATGCGAGGTTAGAATTTAATCCCCTGCTACTGCCTGTAAGAAAATCAGCAGTTCAAGTCAGGGTTAAACCTGTTGCTGTTTCCAGATTAGCCCCTTCAGCGGGTACTGTTactgctgcagaaacacagaggtcttaccttttcttgtttttgtttttcactgcatAGTACTGTCAAGGTATTTGTGATCTTTTTCAAATCATCGATTTCCACTACGTCACGGGGTGAGGgttgggggaagaaaaagaaaaggttgcTCATCAATATTGTTCTTAGAAGGCAGTTACATAATCTAACATCACCATTctcaaaaaaccagaaataagcATTAGTAGTAAAGTACAGGCAATTACTTGATTTAAATCAGCAAAATACAGACAGGGTAATTCTGGTCCTTACAGTCACAATTATGATTTCAGATGGTCCCCAGTAAGCAGCTTGAATGTGTAGAAGGTAGAACTTGGAAACTGGAAGTCAGTGAACACAGAAGTCTTAATGAGGTGGCATTTGAACAGTAAAATACGGATAcagtaaaaatactgtaaaatgtaTCAAAAGGAGCAGTGGATTATCAATAAATTATTAACAATAAATGCTCCAAGAGGTTGCAAGTCCTTTGCTTTAGGAGATCTGCAGCTGGTTTGAAATGTAAGTTACCAGGTGCCGTCAGCCAGCCCGGCTGTATTTATACAGCACTGAATCGTATCAAGTTACCGCCTCACTGAGCCACAGCGAGTGCAGTGCAGGGGAAGATCTCAAGCAATGAGTTCACCagagcagtggaaaaaaaatgagcccAACTAAGTTAGTTTTATCTCTGTATAGTTACATTTTGAATCCAGAATGATTTATTTTGCAGTCGCAGAATTACATGAACTCAATTGCCAGCCAAGCTGCTCAAGTTATCTGGCTCAGAGAACTGGAgaactgaattttattattattttagaaatggcTTCAAGAAAAACACGCAAGTTTTAGATCAACATAAAAAttcatactttttaaaatgtgtctttaACTGATATGCAGAAACATTCTTGTACAGGGAGACAAGCCTTAACATCTGTGGGAATGGAATTGGATACTACTCAGATTTGTTTAGTACAAACTACACAGATCGATCTTGATTGTAATGTTTACTGTAACGGCATGTTTTTAGCCTCGATTCCATCGTAATTTTGGTAGCAGTATATTCTAGGATGTCTTTCACTTAACTTACATGAAATACATACGTCTCGAACTAATGCTTCCAAAAAGCTGGCGTAATGTAACGATTTTTCATACTgtgtaattttctcttttagtaGTTTGCCAAATTCCGTAAAGTCATCTTTTGAAGAGGGATTCATGGCATCTATTCCACAAGTGTTATTTACACCTgcacagaaagacagagaggtattacagaaaacattagCTGTGATCCCTAAAAGATGACAACAAAGGAAACAAGTCACATTGTTGACATTCAGTTCCTCACCTCCGCTGAGACTTGGCAAAGCCAAAGCTGAGGTTTGCTCACCCACTTCCCACCGGCTTCTGCCACACAGGAGCTAACAGCCTGAGTCACTAGCCTGTACAGAGGAGTATTTTGCTGCAAAACTTAGCAATGTGAACCAGCTATTCCTGTTCTCTGGAGCAATGTGCACCCCCTTCCTCTTAAGGAATTCCTGTCATAATTGCTCCTAAGTGCAAAATTGAGTTGGTTCTTTGCACCTGTATTCAATGCACACCCCCCCAAGGGGCTGTACTCTTTCAGAAGACTCACAGTGCAGAATCTTCACTAAGTAATAAGCTGTATAATTCACTATAGTCAAGGAAACACGCTTTCATGTTTGAAGAATGCTGCTATGAATCAGTATCTTTGCTACCTCTGTcaaagcacaaaaccagaaggaTCTGCTTTAAGGCTGCTTCATCTCTGCCAGGAAATGAGCTCGCTCCACGAACTGAGCTGGCTTTCCCAACACCCAGCGCATCGCGTGGATTGCCTGAAGTAAAGCATGCGTGAGTTATGCTGTGCCACACTTGTCCAAAGCCTCATTAAAGCCATGTTGTAAACCACCTCCAAACATTAAGAGacagggtttgggtttggttttgggttttttttaaaacatactcATCTTTTTACCACAAGTACCAGTATGCTGGAAAATTTAGTCCACCATCTTCTTCCTGTAACCTCCTACCATCACACAATTAAGCAAAAGCACCTTCTCTACTCTGAAGATGCTTCTGTGGTTCTTGCACATCAGCCCTTAGCACCAGGACGTGCCTCCGGTGGTCTGAATTTCAACCCCTCTTTATTCTCAGTAACACAACCTGCAGGTGCCCCCGCTGCCAAATCCTGCTCCGTTCTTCGTGCAAGGTATCCCCCCCACACACAGTTTTATTCAGAGAACACAGCGCTTTTGTGCCGCCGCACACTTaccaaatgtttcttttgctaACTCAAGGTCTGACTCCTCTTGTAACTTCTTTAGTCGTAGTTTGTCTGCTAACTGTTCTTCTGGTGTAAGTTCTTTATGTTCCTCTGGTGCCTCTAACTGAATTAGAAAATGCATATAGGGAGAAGGTTGTATGTGTTAGCCTTGAGCAGGGGTAGTATGAGAAACCGTGGTTCTCCCAGCGCCACCTGAACAGCTTGCTTCTGCCTGAAGTCAGTACACCTCAAGCATGTACAAACCTGAAAACCATCCCAATGAAGTATAACAATGCTACATTGTTTAATAAATTGTTCATTTTACTAGAAGTGGAAAGAAACACCTTAGTTCTATGTTTCACAACTGCATGTTTTATCATCCGGTGCATACAAAAAGAGATTTCAAGAACTGGTTAAATTACAGAGGAATTAAAGCTAACATCTCCCAGATGTTATTCACTACAAAACTTGAGTTTGTTTTATCAGACTAGTCAAGATCTTTACAGGTCTTGCTCAacctcaaaataataaaaaaaaaatatcaaacctGCCCTCTAAATATTAGGAGACCCAGAAGAAATAAGGAATTACCCTTTTTTTAAGctcctcttgctttttcttctgtagcttttctttttcttttattttttctgctattttctttttttctgaaacttttggTTCTG
Protein-coding sequences here:
- the EIF3J gene encoding eukaryotic translation initiation factor 3 subunit J isoform X2, with amino-acid sequence MAAEAADSWDADSFEVVEPVAKRLVPGVAGDRWAGEDEEDDVKDNWDDEEEEEEVKETEIKQEPKVSEKKKIAEKIKEKEKLQKKKQEELKKRLEAPEEHKELTPEEQLADKLRLKKLQEESDLELAKETFGVNNTCGIDAMNPSSKDDFTEFGKLLKEKITQYEKSLHYASFLEALVRDVCISLEIDDLKKITNTLTVLCSEKQKQEKNKAKKKKKGVVPGGGLKATMKDDLADYGGYDGEYVQDFEDFM
- the EIF3J gene encoding eukaryotic translation initiation factor 3 subunit J isoform X1: MAAEAADSWDADSFEVVEPVAKRLVPGVAGDRWAGEDEEDDVKDNWDDEEEEEEVKETEIKQEPKVSEKKKIAEKIKEKEKLQKKKQEELKKRLEAPEEHKELTPEEQLADKLRLKKLQEESDLELAKETFGVNNTCGIDAMNPSSKDDFTEFGKLLKEKITQYEKSLHYASFLEALVRDVCISLEIDDLKKITNTLTVLCSEKQKQEKQNKAKKKKKGVVPGGGLKATMKDDLADYGGYDGEYVQDFEDFM